GTAAActgctgattttagacatgaaaacagctgattttagacatgtaaaaagCTGGTTTTAGACATTGAAAGAGAATCAGGACAGGATTCTGACATGTTCCGGTCTCAGTTGATCCTCATCAGCAGCGTGTTGTCCTACATTTGGCTGTCTAGCTCCTCCTGCACTGACCTGGAGCTGCTGTGGATCTGAACACACCAGCATGCAGCATGGCGGCTGTAATGTGTGTGATGTGGCGGGCAGGGCGGGTCGTTGGGTCAATATTTGTTTAGGAAACAGAGCCGTGTGTACACTGCAGTAACTGTAGTATGCTGAGGAATACTCTCCCTGGGTTTAACCCCATCTACACCTCGATGAGAGGAACTAAAGTTCATCTGTGAGGCTTTATTCTAGACAGCTTAAAGGAAGGGCCTACAGAGGAAGGGAGTATACGACTGACTGTAGATGTCTCATCCATGCCCGTAGATATAATCACATAGATGCTGTCTACTAGGGCATGATTTTAGAGAGGTAGATCTTGTCCTCGGCTTCTTCCTGTCTGCAGTAATCCCTGTACTCTCGCCTCCTCTCCTGTCCAGGACCTGCAGACTCGGCCCCGTTGGAGCAATGTTGGACACGCTGTATGAGTGGTTCTGGTGGGACCGAATCTGGCTGCCTGTGAACCTGACGTGGGCCGACCTGGAGGACAGGGACGGTCGAGTCTACGCCAAAGCGTCACATCTCTACATCACCGTTCCCTACGCCCTCGCCTTCCTGCTCATCAGATTTATCTTTGAGAGGTGAGGCCCCTGCTTTTAaaggcacttttaacagcttttctccctcattctgTGAAACTCATCACTGAAACCAAAACAAcggtttactgtttagtaaataatCCTCATGGAGGACAGCTTTAATTTATCAGGGTCCTTAATTTAAAAGAAGTGAGCTTTATGGGCAGACATGCACCTCTCctgagtatttatttttttctgcttttattttgagacTTAAACCTTTTCCTCGTTTAATaccttaaattaaaaaaaaaaaaaaaaaaagtttactttGAAGAGCAGGTAGAGCTGGACATCTAATTCATCTAGATTagtgccctttcaaaataaaatacacaatgCCACTGTGGCGGTAGAGTTGGCGGTTGTagttaaacatttaaaagtcaaCAGCAGGCCTGAGGCATGAcgtgtttttaatatttaaccaGTTATCTTTAACGTACTGAGACcacagagagagatagaggaCAATGGAGACCAGTTAGTCCCAGAGTAATGGTCCCAGTCAGATAAAAGtacaatatttatatttatataaggCATCATTACCTAACTTTAACAACAGAGACCAGATAACGCTGCAGCAGCCTGACTGTGAGAACATACAGCTCTGTTTTCATCAGTGAGGCTCAGAGGGACCAAACATCACACCATCACTGCCATTAAATCATTTAATGACCCTTCTGGACCCTGATccattctgactttaaacctGTTTCAGGTGGATTGCCACACCTTTAGCTGAGTCTGCTGGAATCAAACAGAGAGTGAACCTGAGGGTGGAGCACATCCCTGTCCTGGAGCTCTACTACAcctgtcagagcagaaaccccgCCCAGgtaaacacacacaggtgtAGCTGAGTCTGAGATATGAACTTTAAAAAGAAGGAGCACTCTCCACCttcttattttcaaaaataatcctATCTGCAGAGTAAACGTTCACAAGAACATGAAAATGTGAACTCTTTGTTCAGCAGCCGTCCGTCCTTCACTGTGATGATGAACCCGCTCACCCAGACACCAAGGAAGGGCTAGACAGGAACTCACACCATCTCTGTTCCTCTGAAGGGCTGTTACATTTTCAAAGATCTCCACCAACACAAAAAAAGTCCCAGACCACCACCATAGGCTTTagagatgacatcatctcttaAAGGAacaggacggaatgttttataggctttaaaggatgacatcatctcttaAAGGAACagaacggaatgttttataggctttaaaggatgacatcatcttttaaaggaacaggatggaatgttttataggctttaaaggatgacatcatctcttaAAGGaacaggatggaatgttttataggctttaaaggatgacatcatctcttaAAGGAacaggacggaatgttttataggctttaaaggatgacatcatcttttaaaggaacaggatggaatgttttataggctttaaaggatgacatcatctcttaAAGGAacaggacggaatgttttataggctttaaaggatgacatcatctcttaAAGGAacaggacggaatgttttataggctttagaggatgacatcatctcttaAAGGaacaggatggaatgttttataggctttagagatgacatcatctcttaAAGGAacaggacggaatgttttataggctttagaggatgacatcatctcttaaaggcagaggatggaatgttttataggctttaaaggatgacatcatctcttcaaggcagaggacagaatgtttttcaGCCCCAAATTTGTCAAATAGAAGGCATATATTTACAACACATTTCTAGAAGTTTGCAAGAAGGTACAGTTAACATGAGGGATAAATAGTTTGTAAATTTGTATTGTGAAAATGATAGATGGATAAAGTATGCTTAACATGTGATAACTAACAGACTATTGTGTGTTTTGATCTGTAGATAAATAGGAAGTCCAATTAGCATGTTAGCACCAGCACAAGGCTGTGGAAATTAAAGTTCTGTGTAGTCTTTATTCAGACTTGACTTTGGACCCCCATAGGAGCCACTGGCCCCAGTTAGCATGGTCAACCAGAGGATGGTCCAGTAAAGACTAGCTGGAAGGAGGAATAACGCCACCTAGTGTAGCAGAGGTGTAAGTACATGGATTCTCCATCTGTGCCTGTACACAGGGACAGCAGTCCCGTTAACTTCCTGACTGAGCCGGTACTGTAGTTCCACCTGTGCACGTAAACTCAccgactgtgtttgtgtgttcccTCCCTGGCAGGTGGACATTGACGGGCTGTCTAAGAAGAGCAGTTTATCGGTCCGTCAGGTGGAGCGATGGTTCAGGAGGAGACGAGCTCAGGACCGACCAGGAGTCCTGAAGAAGTTCAGAGAGGCCAGGTGAGTCTGAAGAGGATTATCATGATCTTCACCTCATAAACATGGTGAGCTTAAACGTCCTGAAACCTCAGACTAGTGATCAGACAGCTGAGGATTCTAAAAGAAGGCCATAGACTGACATTTTCCAGGGATTTTCAGGGTTTCATGTTTGAGTAAGCTCCagtttctcctcttctttctgtaGTTGGAGGTTTGTTTTCTACCTGCTAGCGTTCCTCGGAGGACTAGCTGCTCTCTATGATGTAagtgtttctttattttcaacCACCAGAAAATCAGGGATGAGAACCCTAAATATAATCCCAtggaaaaagtaaacataatcccatatcagctgtaaatataatcccatatcagctgtaaaaataatcccatatcagctgtaaatataatcccatatcagctgtaaaaataatcccatatcagctgtaaatataatcccatatcagctgtaaatataatcccatatcagctgtaaatataatcccatatcagctgtaaaaataatcccatatcagctgtaaatataatcccatatcagctgtaaatataatcccatatcagctgtaaatataatcccatatcagctgtaaatataatcccatatcagctgtaaatataatcccatatcaactgtaaatataatcccatatcagctgtaaatataatcccgtatcagccgtaaatataatcccatatcagctgtaaatataatcccatatcagctgtaaatataatcccatatcagctgtaaatataatcccatatcagctgtaaatataatcctgtatcagccgtaaatataatcccatatcagctgtaaatataatcccatatcagctgtaaatataatcccatatcagctgtaaatataatcccatttcagctgtaaatataatcctatatcagctgtaaatataatcccatttcagctgtaaatataatcctatatcagctgtaaatataatcccatatcagctgtaaatataatcccatttcagctgtaaatataatcctatatcagctgtaaatataatcccatatcagctgtaaatataatcccatatcagctgtaaatataatcccatatcagctgtaaatataatcccatatcagctgtaaatataatcccatttcagctgtaaatataatcccatttcagctgtaaatataatcctatatcagctgtaaatataatcccatatcagctgtaaatataatcccatttcagctgtaaatataatcctatatcagctgtaaatataatcccatatcagctgtaaatataatcccatatcagctgtaaatataatcccatatcagctgtaaatataatcccatatcagctgtaaatataatcccatatcagctgtaaatataatcctatatcagctgtaaatataatccTGGTTCAGAGCTGATATTGatggttttattttctgtgttttctgggGTATCCTCGCCCTCCTGTCTCTATAGTAGAAAACAGATGAATGACCCCTGATTCCATCAGAGGTGTTACAGGCTCATactgttttaaatcataatcTCTGAATTGCTCCAGATTTAAGGGTTAGTGTCTCATTACTGCTGaagaaatggtggaaaatggCGGTGAGGAATAAGGTGGAGTTGTTAACGTGGTTTTTCTCGTTAAACAGAAAGAATGGTTCTATGACACCAGGGAGGTCTGGACTGGATTTCCAAAACAGGTTTGTctttcttctttcctctctgGGTTTGTAATATATGTGCTTAAAGATActtattttgggggcttttgtTCCTTTATTCATAGAAGAGGAGAGTTGATAGAgtctgaaacagggatgagagagagggagagagacaggcGGGAAAGCGGACACAAGCTGGAcctgaacctgggccacccggGGACCTAGGGAGCACCTtagaccactaggccatctgtgccccagcACTTTGGTTTACTTCAGAAATCTGAACAAATTTAGTTCATCAATGATCTGGTGGGAACATTCGTTTAATTCAGCTTATCAAATATGAGGAACAACTGTGTGCACGTTAGGCACATTTTGTCCTCTGTGGgcttcatgtttgtttgtttgtttgtttgtttgcataaAAGTACAGTAAACATGAATGATTGAGATTTACATGCCTTTACTGTTAATGTAATATTTCAGAGAATTTGATCACGTATTTAACGGCCATCTGGACAGCAGCCATGACGGTGTTTGGAgaggacagaacctttcaaaataaaactcagtgGGCAATCGAAACAAACATTCTCTCCGTCACATTCATtatcggccaatcagagcacctGAACAGGTGACGTAGGACGGCCTGGTCAGGGCTTCAGTGAGTCCCTGTTCTGCATTTCCTTCAGCAGCGTCTAACTGTCCCTCACACACCTGAGAGGAAGAAGAGTCTCAGTGATCGAAGAAGACAGAGCTGCTGGGAAAGAGTCACGCTTCTCAAAGTCCTGAGGAAGCTCAGCTGGTTTAGCACAGATCTACGGTGGCGTTCATCTAAAGTGGTTTAGAAATCCTAGAGGGAGCTGACGTCTGCAGGAGAACAATAGAAGCTGTAGAATCTTCTAGACAAAGAAATCAGGACAAAAGCTCAGCCTGGAGGGACGAACCTGAGACTCAGGATCACATCACCTCAGAGGAACAACCTCTAAAAGGCCAAAAGGCCCTCTACTAGAAGAACCTCACTGATAAATAACATGTCTGCTGCATagatgttagagaggaggattttactacaacatttaaaaacatctttgtttcTCTGCTCATCTGTATTCATCCACATaaatctctgtctctgtttaacCCTTCATACCACTGTTGGTGTGACTCTGTTCATCCATAAATGTCTGTTtatctccctctgtctctgttgTCCTCAtgcatgtctctgtctgtctctgttgtcCTCAtgcatgtctctgtctgtctctgttgttCTCATGCATGTCCCTGTCTGTCCCTGTTGTTCTCAtgcatgtctctgtctgtctctgttgttCTCAtgcatgtctctgtctgtctctgttgttCTCAtgcatgtctctgtctgtctctgttgttCTCAtgcatgtctctgtctgtctctgttgttCTCAtgcatgtctctgtctgtctctgttgttCTCATACATGTCCCTGTTGTTCTCATGCATGTTctcatgtctgtctctgttgtTCTCAtgcatgtctctgtctgtctctgttgttCTCAtgcatgtctctgtctgtctctgttgttCTCAtgcatgtctctgtctgtctctgttgttCTCAtgcatgtctctgtctgtccctgTTGTTCTCAtgcatgtctctgtctgtctctgttgttCTCATGCATGTCCCTGTTGTTCTCATGCATGTTctcatgtctgtctctgttgtTCTCAtgcatgtctctgtctgtctctgttgttCTCAtgcatgtctctgtctgtctctgttgtcCTCAtgcatgtctctgtctgtccctgTTGTTCTCATGCATGTTTCTGTCTGTCCCTGTTGTTCTCAtgcgtctctctctctgtctccagtCCATGCTGCCATCCCAGTACTGGTATTACATCCTGGAGATGAGTTTCTACGGCTCTCTGCTCTTCAGCGTGGCCTTCGACGTCAAGAGAAAGGTGAGAGCTGTTTTTATGTGGTAACCCTAACAGCTAAAACTACAAACTTTGGTTTAAATTGCAGTAATGTTTGTTCAACTTCTCACCAGAATGAAACCTCCCCGAGTTTCTGGCGGGCGCTGCCATCTTGTGGCGGCTGTTGTAACTGCAGTGTCAGCTCTGCTGCCTGCCGACTGTGACAGCAGTGAGGATTGTTGGGTTCTAACACCATGCCTGTTTCAGACCAGGaactgtctctgctgtctcagtCCGGTCTTCATGGTTTAGCTCCATAAGTCATGTGACCTGTTCAATTCTACTGATGAGGAAATTAAACGTGTCTCTGTCATTTTGctctgttttgtgtttcaggACTTTAAGGAGCAGATCGTCCACCACCTGGCCACGCTCATCCTCTTATCCTTCTCCTGGTGTGTGAACTACATCAGAGTGGGGACTCTGGTCATGCTGGTCCATGATGCCTCTGACGTTTTACTGGAGGTCAGTCACCGTCACGCGGCGCCTCTGTGTAAACTGTCATAATCGTCTTTTAGCCTTAGCGTGCTGTTTATTCTGATAACAGAGGGATGTTCGCTCTAATATCAGTAAAACAGAGACTTCAACCCTCAATGATAACATCAGTGATAACTCTCCTAAATATCTGGTCTAacattcttttctctctttagtCTGCTAAATTATTTAACTATGCTAAATGGGAGCAGACGTGCCAGGCTCTCTTCGTGGTGTTCGCCGTGGTCTTCATGGTGACCCGACTCGTCATCTTCCCTTTCTGGTAGGTTCTAGAATAatgttactcaactctgctcaaccaaagagccagatagttgaaaaatacctttgccagagccacaatctaagtggtgaagcaaaaacagcttgaagtaaaataataatgagcTAAAGGCGGCAAAAATGGtcgaaaagcaacaaaaatgggtgaaatggggaggaaaatgtggaaaaagggaAGGAGACacaaaatgagttataggtgacGTAAAATGGtccgaaagtggcaaaaaatgagtgaaaagtgactaaaatgggcgaaaagcagtcaagagtggcaaaaatgggcaaaaaataggaaacaagtggtcgTTTGTAGTAAAAGggagctgaaatgggtgaaaagtggtgaaaatgggcaaaaatgggatatagtggcaaaaaagggcaaaaactaggaaaaagtggtatttaatgacaaaagggagcttaaatgggtgaaaatgggagaagaaatggtgaaaatgcgcaaaaatgggataaatatgtcaaaatgggtaaaaagtaggaaaaaggtgtgtttaatgggaaaaggcagcttaaattggtgaaaagtggcaaaaaatagtgaaaagagggcaaaaaagCTTCCCTTTGttgaggttttctgggggaataatatttaagatGAAGATatgaaagagccacatgtgggtccagagccacaggttgagtatcactgttctaGAATAAGGTCTCCATCATCCTCTGTCAGTGATGTTGACCTCCATCAGGTCCTCTCACACCAACGCTGTCTCAGCCTTTTAACACTCCAGTTTAACAGAGAGGACGGTCTTTGACCTTCTCTGTCTGGTCCTGTGGTTCCAGGCTCATCCACTGTACCTGGGTCTACCCGGTCCACCATTACCCCGCCTTCTTCGGCTACTACTTCTTCAACGTCATGCTGGTggtcctcctctgtctgcacGTCTTCTGGGCCTACCTCATCCTCCGTATGATCAGGAAGTTCATGTTCGGCACAGTAAGTCTGCTGAGGACAGACGCCTCCATGTTTGTTGGGGGGGGTTAGGATAGTCCGCCTCCTTAGAGCTCTACCTccttagatcagtggttcccaaccatttcagcccgcgacccccaaactaaaggtgctagagaccagggacccccactggacctgaaggtggctcTTCAGCCTTTTTCTTAGAAAACTTTAGGGGGGTTTGGGtaatttccatcattttcatggaattttggagaatgtttcttgaaaatgtccagaagTTGCCAAGAAATTGAAGGGGgaattttgtttaatatttggggaatttgcatggtattttgggaaattttttaTTGGAATTGTCAGGCTTTATGAGGAATTTTCcctgaaagatttgaggactatctaaagaaatatttgggtactttaaaaatatgtttaagaattttttaagacatttttttgaattatggaattttggggggTTTTGGAAAAGaacatttccaagaaattcccgTTTCACGACAAGACTTATATTTTAACTTATCAGGCCttatttatcccaaataagtgggagaaaataaaaatgctctccaAACAAAGGCTCGGGTCTCAGGAGGACATGATGGGTAAAAAAATTCCTAAAATTAGTgaataattgcaaaaaatggttgaaaagatgCTGAAttaggatttttaaagaacataaatgggttaaaagtggcaaaaattagataaaaggggccaaaaaataagcaaaaatggattaaattggcaagaatgggcacaaaaagtggtaaaagtagattaaaaagtggctgaaattgatttaaagtgcaaaaattgagggaaattagctggactgggatgaaaaattgatataaacgggcaaaaatggtataactgtggtcaaaatgggcaaaaaggggttaatagtggcaatattgaggcaaaagtggcaagaactggtttagaagggaccaaaacaggcagaaaacagtggtggaaagggtttaaaatggacagtaatgggtttaagtggcaaaaatgtgctaaaattggcaaatttggtattaaaaagtgattaaaaatggttaaaatttggttaaattggtgtgaagtggcaacagtgtaatttaaaaatattcttagttgtttttttaaggcatctggagaccccctctcagtgtctcgcgacccccaattgggtcccgaccccaaggttgagaaccactgccttagagcTCTAGCATGTCAAACCTCAGAGTGACTTCACTCACATGACTCTGATCATGgcagtaaatgtgtttttttattccagcTGACCAGAGATGAGAGGAGCGActgtgaggaggaagaggaagaggagagccTCACATCAGAGGATGGCGGCGAGGAGGAGGAGCACAGGCTGGGTAACGGACGGGCCGTGGATGAGAAGGAGGATAAAAACGGCTGCTTTGGGTCTTTATCTCCTCCAGAGAACATCTGCTGGTCTAAGACCGTGTACTGACTCCTTCAGGCGTGGAGATCGGGGACGTGGTCGCTCCCACAGCGGACCACATGAGCCCGTTTTTTACACGCCGTTTCTCTCCGCTACTACTACTTCCTTCTACATTTCTGTCCTCATACATTTCAGGGTAAACTCACCGTGAAGATTTAACCGCAGAAGAACTCATGAAGGTCAAGACCACCAGGGACACCCAGAGCTCCGCTCCGTCCTAGAAGAGCGGCGATTCACCTCACCGACGTTTTTATTCCTCTGGCTCCACAGCAGACGGTTCTTTAATCTGAGCGTGTTTTCTCATTGGACAGAGATGTGAACGCAGACCAGAGCAGGAGGAATCCTGCAGACAGTCTGACTCAGCAGGTGGAGGAATGAATGTTCTATGAGCAGAGGATGGagtgttggtgaagctgggggtGTTGGGGGCGTGTGGGGCACTAAGGATTCTTCGTGTGGTCCAGTGTGCCCCAACCCGGGGCTGGAGAGGGGGGAAGGGCAGCCAGAGTTAAGCGCCATACGTGTCTACACACATCTCTTTAGCCGGGGCCCTTTCACACCTGGAAACACGCCGGAGACTGCTGGAGGGTTCCAGGTCCTTGGGACGTCCACAGCAGGACCAGGGACTCGTGCCAACCCTCCTAGCTGCCTGAGCGGTGCCGTAGGCCGtgcttactctgccctaaaggcgtggacttggttatttttttagatCTGGATCATTCTGCCACATCCCTGCTAGTACTGACAGTCATCCAGAGCCTTAGCGGGGTTGTGTCGATCCtccttcctgtctgatggcGCCCTCAGACTGCTCACCCCTCACATctaccactttctgcctttttggtCCAAATGTGCCTAAAAGCTCTGCTCAGTCctcttcatttatttgttttaatttatcgTCTGTTTCACTTCATTTCAGAGAAACTTTTCACTTTCTAcactttttcatctttaatttctCCTCATTTCAAAttcttttggtttttttttgcatttgataACTTGACCTGAAAAGGATTGAcagtgatttttgtttttaaactccTGCAGAAGTTTGGATGAAAATTTAAAGTCTGACTTCTAAATGATGGAGCTTTGCTGATTCagcatttaaatgtgttgatGGTTCAAACTTTTGAACTCGGTGCTCTGACTCTGATGTGAACGCTGTATTTC
This sequence is a window from Cheilinus undulatus linkage group 1, ASM1832078v1, whole genome shotgun sequence. Protein-coding genes within it:
- the cers3a gene encoding ceramide synthase 2 translates to MLDTLYEWFWWDRIWLPVNLTWADLEDRDGRVYAKASHLYITVPYALAFLLIRFIFERWIATPLAESAGIKQRVNLRVEHIPVLELYYTCQSRNPAQVDIDGLSKKSSLSVRQVERWFRRRRAQDRPGVLKKFREASWRFVFYLLAFLGGLAALYDKEWFYDTREVWTGFPKQSMLPSQYWYYILEMSFYGSLLFSVAFDVKRKDFKEQIVHHLATLILLSFSWCVNYIRVGTLVMLVHDASDVLLESAKLFNYAKWEQTCQALFVVFAVVFMVTRLVIFPFWLIHCTWVYPVHHYPAFFGYYFFNVMLVVLLCLHVFWAYLILRMIRKFMFGTLTRDERSDCEEEEEEESLTSEDGGEEEEHRLGNGRAVDEKEDKNGCFGSLSPPENICWSKTVY